Within Xanthomonas theicola, the genomic segment CGACGACCCGTACCTGACCCTGCCGCTGCACGGCGTGCGCCTGATCGAGGCCAGCGCCGGCACCGGCAAGACCTTCACCCTGGCCACCCTGTTCACCCGGCTGGTGGTGGAGCGCGGACTGCGCGTCGGCCAGATCCTCGCGGTCACCTTCACCGAGGCCGCCACCCAGGAACTGCGCCGGCGCATCCGCGAGCGCCTGGCGTTGGCGGCGACGCTGGTGCCTACCGCTGCTTCTGTAGGAGCGGCTTCAGCCGCGACAGAGAGCATGGACGACCCGTCGCCCACCGGGATCGCCGACGCCTCGTCGCGGCTGAAGCCGCTCCTACAGGAAGCGCCGGACGCCGCACTCACCCGCGCCATCCTCCACGCGCATCTGGCCGCCAGCGAAGACACCCCCGCCGCCCTGCGCCGGCGCCTGCAGCAGGCGGTGGAGGAAATCGACCTCGCCGCCATCTCCACCATCCACGGCTTCTGCGCGCGGGTGCTGCGCGAACACGCGCTGGAGAGCGGCCAGACCTTCGCCGCGCCCGAATTGCTGGGCAACGACCGCGACCTGTTGGGCGAAGTCGCCGCCGACCTATGGCGCGCGCGCGGGGCCGATGCGGCGCTGGCCGAGGATCTGCTCGCACTGTGGCCGGGTGGGCCGGCGACCTTGGCCGGCGACCTGCGCGAACTGGTGCGGCATCCGCCGTTGTTGCCTGCGGCTGCGGCGCCGTCGCCCGACCCGTCCGCGGCGCGCCAGGCCGCCGCGCAGGCGCTGGTCGCGGCGCTGCGCGAGCACGGCGACCAGGCCTACGGGGCCATCGCCGCCGCATTCGACGAAAAGGTGTTCGACGGCCGCCGCGCGCGCCGCCCCAGTTTCGACAAGGCATTCGAGCAGCTGTGGCAAGGCAGCGCCGAGGCGCATTGGGTGCTGGACGGCGGCGGCCACCTCGACAAGCTGCTGCCGTCGCGCCTGCGCGCGTTCTGCAAGGACGGCGCGCACGACCGCGTGCCGTGCTCGCCGCTGTTCGACGCATTGGAGACCTGGCGGCAGACCGACCTGCAGGTGCGGCAGTGGCAGCTGCAGCGCCGCATTCGCCTGCTGCATGCGCTGCGCGACGATGCAGTGGCGCGGCTGGCCTCGCTCAAGCGCCGGCGTCGCGTGCAGACCTACGACGACCTGGTCGACGGCGTGGCCCGTGCGCTGCAGGGCCCGCAGGGCGGGGCGCTGGCGCAGCGCCTGCGCGCGCAGTACGCGATCGCGCTGGTGGACGAGTTCCAGGACACCGACGAGCGGCAGTGGTCGATCTTCTCCACCGTGTTCGGCGCCGACGCCGCAGACCGGGGCGGCGCACTGGACCCGTCGTCCGGCGGCGACGCGCCGGCGCGCTTGCTGGCCCTGATCGGCGATCCCAAACAGGCGATCTACGGTTTCCGCGGCGGCGACGTGCGCACTTATCTGGCCGCGGCGGCCACTGCCGAGCGGGCGCCGCCGCTGGGCCACAACTTCCGCTCGCGCCCCGGCGTGCTGGCGGCGATCGATGCGCTGTACGCGCAGGCCGGCTATGCCGAGGCCTTCCTCACCGATGGCATCGCCTTCCACCCGGTGCAGCCGGGCGCCAAGCGCGCGGACGCCGACCTGCAGCGCGCCGGCGCCGCCGCACCGGCGCTGACCCTGTGGCGCGCGCCGGAACCGCCGGCTTCTCCGCCGGCCGCGTCGGCAATCAAGAAGACCTCTCCCGGCAAACCCGGTTGGAACTCGGGGCGCTCGCATGCGATCTGCACCGACGCCTGTGTTGCTGCGATCCATGGGTGGTTGGCCGCCGGCGGTGCCGGCGAGGCGACTGTTCTGGGGCGTCCCGTACAGGCCGGCGACATTGCGGTGCTGGTGCGCGATCACAAACAGGCCGCCCGTATCCAACAGGCGCTGGGCGCGGTCGGCATTCCCGCGGTGGCTGCCGGCAAACAGAGCATATTTGCGACCGACCAGGCGCTGGAACTTTCGACCCTGCTGCAGGCGCTGCTCGACCCCGGCGACGACAGCCGCCTGCGCGCGGCACTGGCGACGCTGCTGATCGGCGAAGACGCCGCCGCGCTCGCCGCGCTCGAACACGACGGCGAGCGCCACCGGCGCTGGCAGCAGCAGGCCCTGGACTGGCGCGAGCGCTGGCAGCGCGGCGGGCCGCTGGCGCTGGTCGGCGACCTCGGCGCCGCGCACGCGCAACGCCTGCTCGCCCTGGCCGACGGCGAGCGCCGCCTGACCAACTACCTGCAATTGGCCGAACTGCTGCAAGAGGCCGATACCCGCGCCTTGGGACCGCATGGGCTGGTCGACTGGCTGGCGCGCCGGATCGCAGGCGCCGACCAGGACGACGAGACCCAGCAACTGCGCCTGGAATCGGATGCGCGCCGCGTGCAGATCGTCACCCTGCACAAGAGCAAGGGCCTGGAGTATCCGCTGGTGTTCCTGCCCTACGTCGGCATCGGCCGCAGCGAGCGCGGCGCCGGCCGCCACTGCGTCGTGCATGCGCCGCCGCGCGGCCGGCAACTGCACTGGAACACTTCGAAGTGGAGCGGAGGCAACGACGATCCGGCCTGGAGCGCCGCCGAGACGACATGGCAACAGGAACGGCGCGCCGAGGACGCGCGCCTGCTCTACGTCGGCTTGACCCGCGCCGAGCATGCGCTGTGGATCGCCGCCGGGCCGTTCCACCAGCACGCGCGCAGCGCGCTGGCGGCCATGGTCGGGGACCTGGATACGTTGCAGGCCGCGGCGGCGGAAGGCGCGATCGTCATCGACACCACCCCGCCGCCGGCCGACCTGCCGCGCCTGCCGTTGGCCGACGCCATCCAGGTGCCGCCGGCGCGCGTGGCGCAGCGCCACGTGGCGGCGGAGTGGTGGGTGTACAGCTTCACCCAACTGGCCAACGCCGATGCCGGCAGCGGCGCCGCCGCGATGGCCAGCGCCACCGTCGCCGGCAGCGGCGGCAGCGACGAGCCCTCCGCCAGCGAAACGATGGCGGCAGCGGTGGATATCGAAGCGTTCGACCGGCGCTTCGCCGGCAACCGCTTTGGCGTGGCGATGCACGAGGTGTTGGAGCGCTGCGATTTCGCCGCCTGGCGCGACTGGCGCCCCGGCCAGCCGGCGCCGGGCGGGCAGGCCGCGGCGATCGTCGACGCGCTGCAGCGCGGCGGCTACGCCCAGGACGAACTGGACGACGGCACCGCCATGCTCACCGGCCTGGTCGGCCACACCCTCACCGTGGCGCTGCCCGAAGGCACCTGCCTGGCCGCGGTGCCCGAGCCGCAGCGCCGCAACGAGATGGAGTTCCACTTCGCAATGCGGCCCACCCGCGTCGACGCGCTGCTGGCGCTGCTGCACCGCTTCGGGCTGGTCGGCGCGCGCCAGGCGTTCGGCGCGCGCCAGCGCCTGGAGGGCCTGATGACCGGCCTGATCGATCTCACCTACCGCCACGACGGGCGCTGGTACCTGCTCGACTACAAGTCCAACCGCCTGCCCGGCTACGACCCCGCTGCGCTGGCCCGCGCGATGGCGCACAGCGAGTACGACCTGCAGGCGCTGATCTACACCGTGGCGCTGCACCGCTGGCTGCGCTTGCGCCTGGGCGCGGGCTACGACTACGCCCGCGACGTCGGCGGCGTGCGCTACCTGTTCTGCCGCGGCCTGGACGCCACCCGCTCGCCCTCGCCGGGCATGCACGCCTGGCGCTTCGACCCGGCGCTGGTGGACGGCGTGGACGCCCTGTTCGCCGGCCGCGCGCTGCCGGAGGCGGCGGCATGACCGTGTTCGATACCCTGCAGCGCAGCGGCGCCCTGCGCAGTCTCGACCTCGCCTTCGCCCAGACCCTGCAGCGGCTGGCCCCGGACACCGGCGCCGAGGTGCTGGCCGGCGCCGCGCTGGCCTCGCTGGCCGTGGCCAGCGGCCATGCCGGCCTGGACCCGGCCCGCGCCGGCGTGCTGCTGGACACCCGCGACGGCCCCGCCCCGGCCCTGCCCGACCCGGCCGACTGGCAGCGCGCGCTGGCCGCCTCGCGCTGGGTCGCCCAGCCCGCGCCGGAAGATCCCGCCGCCGCCTGCCCGTTGGTGCTGGAACACGGCCTGCTCTACCTGCGCCGCTACCGCGAATACGAGCGCCGCCTGGCGCAGGGCCTGCGCCGGCTCGCCGCCCAGCCGCTGCCGGCCGCCGACGCCGCGCCGCTGGCGCCGCTGTTCGCCCGGCTGTTCCCGCACGCCGCCGCCGGCCACGACCGCCAGGCCCAGGCTGCCGCGCTGGCCCTGCGCCGCGCGCTGCTGCTGGTCACCGGCGGTCCCGGCACCGGCAAGACCACCACCATCGCGCGTCTGCTGCTGCTGCGCATCGCTCAGGCGCAGTCGGCCGGCACTCCCGCGCCGCGCATCGCCCTGGCCGCGCCCACCGGCCGCGCCGCCGAGCGCATGGCCGGGAGCCTGCGCAGCGCCGTGGCGCGCGCGCTCGACGACGGCGTGGACCCGGCCCTGGCCGAGGCCCTGCCGCCCGGCGCCAGCACCCTGCATCGCCTGCTCGGCGTCATCCCCGACCTGCCACGCTTCCGTCACGATGCGGACAACCCACTGGCGCTGGACCTGATCGTCGTCGACGAAGCCTCGATGGTGGACCTCCCCCTGATGTGCAGGCTGGTCGAGGCCGTCGCCGACGGCACCCAGTTGATCCTGCTCGGCGACGCCGACCAGCTGCCCTCGGTCGAGGCCGGCGACGTGCTCGCCGCCATCCTGCAGGCGGCCGGCGCGGGCGATGCCCTGCAGCCGGACGACGCCCAGGCCCTGCAGCCGCTGCTCGGCAGCGCGCCCAGCGGCAGCCGGCCCCCCGACACCCGCAGCGGCGGCCTGGCCGGCCACCGCGTGCACCTGCTGCGCGGCTACCGCCAGGCCCAGGGTTTCGCGCTCGCCCCGCTGGCCGACGCCGTGCGCGCCGGCGATGTCGAACGCAGCCTGGCCCTGCTGCGCGGCGGCGCGCTGGCCGGCGTGCACTTCCACGAAGACAGCGACGACCCCCTGCAGGCCCACCGCGACCCCCTGCTCGCGCACTGGCGCGCCCTGGCCGGCGCCGCCGACCCGGCCGCCGCCCTGCGCGACGCCGGCCGCGTGCGCCTGCTCACCGCCGTGCGCGCCGGCCCACAGGGCGCGCGCGGCCTCAACGCCCGCATCGAGCAACTGCTGACCGAGAGCGGCAGCGGCGCGTGCCGCCTCGGCGCCGCCTCGCCCTGGTTCCACGGCCGTCTGCTGCTGATTACCGAGAACAGCTACCGCCACGGCCTGTTCAACGGCGATGTCGGCATCTGCCTGCGCAGCGAAGCGAGCCCCGCTTCGGGGCGCGACGGATACGGCGCCCTCGTCGCCTGGTTCGAAGGCGAGGGCGACGGCCAGGTCCGCGGCTTCCACCCCGCCGCACTGCCCGCGCACGAGAGCGCCTTCGCCATGACCGTGCACAAGGCCCAGGGCAGCGAGTTCGACGAGGTTTGGCTGCAACTGCCCACCCGCCACGCCCGCGTGCTCAGCCGCGAGCTGGTCTATACCGGCCTCACCCGCGCCCGCTGCACCCTGCACCTGGCCGGCAGCGAGGCGGTGCTGCGCGCCGCGCTGGCGCGGCATGCGGCGCGGATTTCGGGGTTGGCGTGGCGGCTGGGGGCAGAGGCGATGCAGCCTGCCGAAGTGGTCGTGCCGGTCCAGGGTTCGCTGTTCTGATGAAGCCCAACCGGCGCGATGATGGGAGCACCTACGGCAAGACAGCCCCGACGCTTGAATGGGCGGCGATGGCCGGAGCGAAGACGCTTCCTCCGCTTCAGTTGCTCCAAATTTTCGAATAACTGCCGCTGGCGGCGCGCGGTGGAGAAAGCAACGGGACTAAGAGCCTTGTCGCATCCCGGCCGATCATCTGGCCGCTTATGGAACAGGATTGGATGCTCCTGGTACCCGTTCTTCATGGCCTGCACAGGCGTTTTGCTGCCCAGCGCCGACTGCGGCAATGGGTGGTTGCGCGGTTCTCATGCGCGCTCGCATCGCCGCTCGCTGCCATCGTCGGCCAGGGGCCAGGAGGGCCGATCGCGAACGATCGGGTTGGAACTGGACGCAATTCATTGCCATGATCCGGCCTGTGCACGGGAACTTGCCGCCAAGGCGCAGCGTCGCAGGCGCATGTTCCTGCGACCGGGCGGAAGTCGCGCGCCAATCGGGAATCGGTTTGCGGCTTCACCGCGGCGGCGCCGCCAATTCTTTGGCGCTGAGGTAGCCGTCGCCATCGCTGTCCTGCTTGCGGAAACGCGCGGTCAAGGCGGCCTGGTGCTGCGCGCGGGTGATCGGCTTGCCGCGGCCGCCCGGGAGCTCGGCAGCGCTGAGCACGCCGTCATGATCGGCGT encodes:
- the recB gene encoding exodeoxyribonuclease V subunit beta produces the protein MNAARTDDPYLTLPLHGVRLIEASAGTGKTFTLATLFTRLVVERGLRVGQILAVTFTEAATQELRRRIRERLALAATLVPTAASVGAASAATESMDDPSPTGIADASSRLKPLLQEAPDAALTRAILHAHLAASEDTPAALRRRLQQAVEEIDLAAISTIHGFCARVLREHALESGQTFAAPELLGNDRDLLGEVAADLWRARGADAALAEDLLALWPGGPATLAGDLRELVRHPPLLPAAAAPSPDPSAARQAAAQALVAALREHGDQAYGAIAAAFDEKVFDGRRARRPSFDKAFEQLWQGSAEAHWVLDGGGHLDKLLPSRLRAFCKDGAHDRVPCSPLFDALETWRQTDLQVRQWQLQRRIRLLHALRDDAVARLASLKRRRRVQTYDDLVDGVARALQGPQGGALAQRLRAQYAIALVDEFQDTDERQWSIFSTVFGADAADRGGALDPSSGGDAPARLLALIGDPKQAIYGFRGGDVRTYLAAAATAERAPPLGHNFRSRPGVLAAIDALYAQAGYAEAFLTDGIAFHPVQPGAKRADADLQRAGAAAPALTLWRAPEPPASPPAASAIKKTSPGKPGWNSGRSHAICTDACVAAIHGWLAAGGAGEATVLGRPVQAGDIAVLVRDHKQAARIQQALGAVGIPAVAAGKQSIFATDQALELSTLLQALLDPGDDSRLRAALATLLIGEDAAALAALEHDGERHRRWQQQALDWRERWQRGGPLALVGDLGAAHAQRLLALADGERRLTNYLQLAELLQEADTRALGPHGLVDWLARRIAGADQDDETQQLRLESDARRVQIVTLHKSKGLEYPLVFLPYVGIGRSERGAGRHCVVHAPPRGRQLHWNTSKWSGGNDDPAWSAAETTWQQERRAEDARLLYVGLTRAEHALWIAAGPFHQHARSALAAMVGDLDTLQAAAAEGAIVIDTTPPPADLPRLPLADAIQVPPARVAQRHVAAEWWVYSFTQLANADAGSGAAAMASATVAGSGGSDEPSASETMAAAVDIEAFDRRFAGNRFGVAMHEVLERCDFAAWRDWRPGQPAPGGQAAAIVDALQRGGYAQDELDDGTAMLTGLVGHTLTVALPEGTCLAAVPEPQRRNEMEFHFAMRPTRVDALLALLHRFGLVGARQAFGARQRLEGLMTGLIDLTYRHDGRWYLLDYKSNRLPGYDPAALARAMAHSEYDLQALIYTVALHRWLRLRLGAGYDYARDVGGVRYLFCRGLDATRSPSPGMHAWRFDPALVDGVDALFAGRALPEAAA
- the recD gene encoding exodeoxyribonuclease V subunit alpha; amino-acid sequence: MTVFDTLQRSGALRSLDLAFAQTLQRLAPDTGAEVLAGAALASLAVASGHAGLDPARAGVLLDTRDGPAPALPDPADWQRALAASRWVAQPAPEDPAAACPLVLEHGLLYLRRYREYERRLAQGLRRLAAQPLPAADAAPLAPLFARLFPHAAAGHDRQAQAAALALRRALLLVTGGPGTGKTTTIARLLLLRIAQAQSAGTPAPRIALAAPTGRAAERMAGSLRSAVARALDDGVDPALAEALPPGASTLHRLLGVIPDLPRFRHDADNPLALDLIVVDEASMVDLPLMCRLVEAVADGTQLILLGDADQLPSVEAGDVLAAILQAAGAGDALQPDDAQALQPLLGSAPSGSRPPDTRSGGLAGHRVHLLRGYRQAQGFALAPLADAVRAGDVERSLALLRGGALAGVHFHEDSDDPLQAHRDPLLAHWRALAGAADPAAALRDAGRVRLLTAVRAGPQGARGLNARIEQLLTESGSGACRLGAASPWFHGRLLLITENSYRHGLFNGDVGICLRSEASPASGRDGYGALVAWFEGEGDGQVRGFHPAALPAHESAFAMTVHKAQGSEFDEVWLQLPTRHARVLSRELVYTGLTRARCTLHLAGSEAVLRAALARHAARISGLAWRLGAEAMQPAEVVVPVQGSLF
- a CDS encoding EF-hand domain-containing protein; translation: MAALVMLAAPSGAIAAASVQVVDTAGSYLQRMDRDGDGRVGLDEYLAWMSYAFDARDADHDGVLSAAELPGGRGKPITRAQHQAALTARFRKQDSDGDGYLSAKELAAPPR